The Malus domestica chromosome 17, GDT2T_hap1 genome contains the following window.
CCTGTTCCTCCTCATCGCTCTCACTGATCACATCCAAGAACCTCCGGCGTTTTGTCACGATCGGAGCCGGAGGGGGCGAATCGGAGGAAGCCCTCTTGCCGTTGGGCTGATTACGACCCGACCCATTTGCGGATTTCGCAAGCTTTTGCTTCTCATTCTCGATCTTCTCCCTCTGCGCGCGGAGTTTGCCGACGCTGCCTTCGATGCGGCCCTGGAGCCTGAGGCGCTTGAAGCTGAGACCTCCCATGGTCCAGTGGGCCTCGTTGGCCCACGAGAGAAAGGGGTCGAGGACGTCGGCAGGTGGGTCGACGCGGTGGTCGTTGAACTTGACATCGGTGTAGAAGCGGGGGCGGGGGAGGGTGTTTCCGAAGAACTTGGCGGGGCTAATTGTTTTGAGCTTCATCACCATGGCTGCTGAATGAAAAGGCTGAAACGTTGGTTCGAGAATTTCGACAAACAGGTGGGGGGCAACAGGAAGAAGCGATATAATTAATGGATTTGGAGTTTTTCAGATTTGATAAGGGGGTTAAAAAGAAGGTGGTGTGGCGGGAATTTTTGGGCGGCATAATTTTCGCGCTAAATATTTTCGAGGGTTTTAAGTTCTGATGTTATGGGAGGGAGCCAGATCTCCTAAATATTTTTGGCGCCATCATTTGGGCAAAATGCAGGGTTAGAGCCATCTCTAAATAAGATGTTAAAATGTTTAAATATTGCTAAGAGCGGCTTTTgaattcgatactaaattagTTTGCTCATTATATAATTTAAAAGATATATcaatgtacaaaaaaaaaaatcagtttcaaatcttttttaattaattgctaaatgcattttattattttattaaacatTTATTGTAATGGATTGAGTtagtaaaaaattttaaattttttaaattttaaaaaatttaaaaaacaattgatttaatttttctataaatatcttatcattattttctaccttacaccataattttatattttctcaaatactttgggttgtaatttcttatttaatgacACATGGTGCAACGAGACCGACTAAAAATTCTATCTGAAATTACAAatagaaatattttttattattttataaaataaaaaatactaatattttattgcctattgttATGGCTATTCAATTTAAAGGTAGAGATGCAAAAAAcaattattgttcattaaaagcagttactattcattggAGGGGATTTAATAAGCAATTGCCCTAGGGGCCCTTCCAACACAGGAAGTGCTCTTAAACATTATTAAAGTGCCGCATAGGTCATTctgttaaataaaaaatttatgttcaaaatttgacatctccagAGAGATGCTCTTACCTTTTCCCTTTCTAGTTTTCTCAGTTATGGATTCAACAAGCTTTTTCCTACCatctaaaatcaatttttttt
Protein-coding sequences here:
- the LOC103417367 gene encoding uncharacterized protein, with amino-acid sequence MVMKLKTISPAKFFGNTLPRPRFYTDVKFNDHRVDPPADVLDPFLSWANEAHWTMGGLSFKRLRLQGRIEGSVGKLRAQREKIENEKQKLAKSANGSGRNQPNGKRASSDSPPPAPIVTKRRRFLDVISESDEEEQEAEVVKGKRLVKKLVDEFDKVALEADRRNSVSPSKGLNGGSEGASTRRTRSRRSEGEETAETVLKVAEEVNKLSFKDKKLKGKSSKGKENKEKASGNVNGTRTSPRLAKRS